The Leptospira barantonii genome includes a region encoding these proteins:
- a CDS encoding serine hydrolase domain-containing protein: protein MNRKLFLISAACVCVCVFLFTGCDSNGTYYRAITNVYPNTKTNDIFPVKKVPTSPPVSNLPENKEFTFPNILSFQTMKGQESSTLEDLFQRTKTDALIVVKDGKVVLEKYGKNSERNSVHSVFSVSKSILSTLIGIAIEEGKIKSVDDPVITYIPELKNKGLDSLKIRDLMLMSSGIDYQRIEDTFFLFIPFSPDIQTFYGNDLRGIVPTLKAGKNPIGDSFNYNDYYPILEGIILERTTNMNVSLYTQKKIWEPMGMEFDSFWTLDSVEKGFERTLVGFKASAVDLARFGLLFLNRGNWNGKKILSEHWIREATSPNPKDTREWKVFPFWPRLGGYYKYHWWGLKNPDQSYDFMARGNLGQLIYVSPATNTVIVRLGSEPDQNYQWPFIARSISQAIR, encoded by the coding sequence ATGAATCGAAAATTGTTTTTGATTTCGGCCGCGTGCGTCTGCGTTTGTGTTTTTTTGTTCACGGGTTGTGATTCGAACGGAACCTACTACAGGGCGATCACAAACGTTTATCCGAATACAAAAACCAACGATATTTTCCCCGTAAAAAAAGTCCCCACCTCTCCTCCCGTTTCAAATCTTCCCGAAAACAAAGAATTCACTTTTCCTAATATTCTTAGCTTCCAAACGATGAAAGGACAAGAATCTTCCACCTTGGAGGATCTATTTCAACGTACAAAAACCGACGCTTTAATCGTCGTCAAAGACGGCAAGGTGGTTCTCGAAAAATACGGAAAGAACTCCGAAAGAAACTCGGTTCATTCGGTATTCTCGGTTTCCAAGTCGATCCTATCGACGTTGATCGGAATCGCGATCGAAGAAGGTAAAATCAAAAGCGTCGACGATCCGGTAATCACATATATACCCGAATTAAAAAACAAGGGACTGGATTCTTTGAAGATTCGCGACTTGATGCTTATGTCTTCGGGGATCGACTATCAAAGAATCGAAGATACTTTCTTTCTGTTCATTCCATTCTCACCCGATATTCAAACGTTTTACGGAAATGATTTGAGAGGAATCGTTCCAACGCTAAAGGCCGGTAAAAATCCGATCGGAGATTCCTTCAACTACAATGACTATTATCCGATTTTGGAAGGAATCATTTTAGAACGCACAACGAACATGAACGTTTCCTTATATACTCAGAAAAAAATTTGGGAACCCATGGGAATGGAGTTCGATTCCTTTTGGACGTTGGACAGCGTTGAAAAAGGTTTCGAAAGAACCCTCGTCGGCTTCAAAGCAAGCGCGGTCGACCTTGCGCGTTTCGGTCTTTTGTTTTTAAATCGCGGAAATTGGAACGGCAAAAAAATTCTTTCCGAACATTGGATCAGAGAAGCGACCTCTCCAAATCCGAAAGATACAAGAGAATGGAAGGTCTTTCCGTTTTGGCCGAGACTAGGCGGTTATTATAAATACCACTGGTGGGGTTTAAAAAATCCGGATCAATCCTATGATTTTATGGCTCGAGGCAATCTGGGTCAGTTGATCTACGTTTCTCCGGCGACGAATACTGTAATCGTTCGCCTGGGAAGCGAGCCGGATCAAAACTATCAATGGCCTTTTATTGCAAGATCGATCTCGCAAGCAATCCGTTGA
- a CDS encoding type III pantothenate kinase → MLLVVDVGNTNTVFGIFENGKTTPLFHKRTVTRKDRTSDELGLFFKGFLREFKIENEAITGGIYSSVVPTLNPILDRMFVDWFKIEAVRVHYQMNLPFSIAYPRPYEIGADRLVNAAASVIDSPGKSIIIDLGTATTFCVVSEKPEYLGGVIAPGLKVSMDALTRNTSQLPPIVFQSPEKILGDSTIESIQAGFFFGWIGLLEGIIREIKKDKGNDYRVIGTGGLVTVIDAAHPGIFDRIDPLLTLRGLQILHEMNK, encoded by the coding sequence ATGCTCTTAGTAGTCGACGTAGGCAATACGAACACGGTCTTCGGAATTTTCGAAAACGGAAAGACCACTCCCCTCTTTCACAAACGAACCGTTACCCGAAAAGATAGAACGTCCGACGAACTCGGACTGTTCTTCAAGGGATTCTTAAGAGAATTTAAAATCGAAAACGAAGCGATCACGGGCGGAATTTATTCCAGTGTCGTTCCTACTTTGAACCCGATCTTGGATAGAATGTTCGTGGATTGGTTTAAGATCGAAGCCGTTCGCGTTCACTATCAGATGAATCTTCCTTTTTCGATCGCTTATCCAAGACCCTATGAAATCGGAGCGGATCGTCTCGTAAACGCGGCGGCATCCGTGATCGATTCTCCCGGAAAATCCATCATCATCGACTTGGGAACCGCGACCACATTTTGTGTGGTCAGCGAAAAACCCGAATATCTCGGAGGAGTAATCGCGCCCGGTTTGAAAGTTTCAATGGACGCGTTGACTCGAAACACTTCTCAACTTCCGCCGATCGTTTTTCAATCTCCGGAAAAAATCTTAGGCGATTCGACGATCGAATCGATTCAAGCCGGATTCTTTTTTGGTTGGATCGGTCTTTTGGAAGGAATCATTCGCGAAATCAAAAAGGACAAAGGCAACGATTACAGAGTGATCGGAACCGGCGGTTTGGTCACGGTAATCGACGCGGCTCATCCGGGAATCTTCGATAGAATCGATCCGCTTTTGACTCTACGCGGTCTACAAATCCTTCATGAGATGAATAAATAA
- a CDS encoding alpha/beta fold hydrolase produces MNQNRIEGFVKSKEWNLQYIAEGQGPDLFVIGSALYYDRSFSQNLRNSCRMIFADHRGYAEGSSSSNKNDFSLDIILEDMERIRKELGLKQMILLGHSGHGYMALEYTKKYPQNVSHLILMCTAPDLSKKSHELIESYFQENASADRKEYFEERMSKLGEAISKDPQNAFKLFNVYAGARSWYDFKYDSSWLWKDIPVNTAFFDHVWGEIFRDIDIKPGLDRIEVPVYLALGKYDYLMPPAHLWESVLPLFKDITLRYFEKSGHTPQLEEPGVFDREILSWLKEKKAF; encoded by the coding sequence GTGAACCAGAATCGAATCGAAGGTTTTGTAAAATCCAAAGAATGGAATCTTCAATATATCGCCGAAGGACAAGGTCCGGATCTTTTCGTAATCGGAAGCGCGCTTTATTACGATCGAAGTTTTTCTCAAAACCTCCGCAATTCTTGCAGAATGATTTTTGCGGATCATCGGGGTTATGCCGAAGGAAGTTCTTCTTCGAATAAGAATGATTTTTCCCTGGATATCATTTTGGAAGACATGGAACGAATTCGAAAAGAACTCGGTTTGAAGCAGATGATTTTACTCGGACATTCCGGTCACGGCTATATGGCTTTGGAATATACAAAAAAATATCCGCAAAACGTATCCCATCTGATCCTGATGTGTACGGCTCCCGATCTTTCTAAAAAAAGTCACGAATTGATCGAATCCTATTTTCAGGAGAATGCCTCCGCGGATCGTAAAGAATATTTCGAAGAACGTATGTCCAAACTTGGAGAAGCGATTTCGAAAGATCCGCAAAACGCATTCAAATTATTTAATGTGTATGCGGGTGCGAGAAGTTGGTACGATTTCAAATATGATTCTTCCTGGCTATGGAAGGATATTCCGGTGAACACCGCCTTCTTCGATCATGTTTGGGGAGAAATTTTTCGGGACATCGATATCAAACCGGGACTCGATCGGATCGAAGTGCCCGTTTATCTCGCCTTGGGAAAATACGATTATCTGATGCCTCCCGCTCATCTTTGGGAATCGGTCTTACCGCTTTTTAAAGATATTACCCTGCGCTATTTCGAGAAGAGTGGACATACACCTCAGCTCGAAGAACCGGGAGTTTTCGATCGTGAAATTCTTTCTTGGTTAAAGGAAAAGAAGGCGTTCTAA
- a CDS encoding DUF1554 domain-containing protein: MIAALVLLVAQNSAAGGSSDSKLRVFVTATSYDGNLGGINGADTKCSTDANKPSSGTYKAFITGDSGGLGRRYACINDGAVCPSNPTTGAKNWILQASKDYYRVDQATKVFTTDANGLISTVSNPIQATAASFWSGFVATTTDWSAAAGATCGNWQSNAFGNNGNAGQANAATVALKGSTVPACDSAPQKLLCVEQ, translated from the coding sequence GTGATCGCCGCTTTGGTCCTGTTAGTCGCTCAAAATAGCGCGGCCGGCGGATCGAGCGATTCGAAACTTCGAGTTTTCGTAACCGCAACCTCCTATGACGGAAACCTCGGTGGAATCAACGGAGCTGATACGAAATGTTCCACGGATGCGAACAAACCTTCCTCCGGGACGTATAAGGCTTTTATCACCGGAGACTCGGGCGGTTTGGGAAGAAGATATGCGTGTATTAACGACGGCGCAGTGTGCCCGAGTAACCCGACCACGGGAGCGAAGAACTGGATCTTGCAAGCAAGTAAGGATTATTACCGAGTCGATCAAGCCACAAAGGTGTTTACGACCGACGCGAACGGATTGATTTCAACCGTAAGCAATCCGATACAAGCCACGGCGGCTTCGTTTTGGTCCGGCTTTGTCGCAACCACGACGGATTGGTCTGCGGCCGCAGGCGCCACTTGTGGAAACTGGCAGAGCAACGCATTCGGTAACAATGGAAATGCGGGACAAGCAAACGCGGCAACTGTCGCATTAAAAGGAAGCACGGTTCCTGCTTGTGATTCGGCTCCTCAAAAACTTCTCTGCGTCGAACAATAA
- a CDS encoding biotin--[acetyl-CoA-carboxylase] ligase: MQNVLLQPEKGIFLQSVTSTNTVIKSKEFPHGTWIVAEEQTAGRGRKDRTWEVFGEESLIFSGKIGLENFDGGPGLSLFIGTALCKAILSVYPELTRDIKIKWPNDLYRGKKKVAGILIESEIEGPSITLIIGIGLNLFGNVESIPSHLTDAGFLNTNPDRAGKKNEILEKLIPFLNEAILLWKDSDGRKKELILLNELLLWKGQSVSYTENGQLLTGVLEGLGENGSLILKTPSGTRLDFIDSPEDFHSLN, encoded by the coding sequence ATGCAGAATGTTTTACTTCAACCGGAAAAAGGAATCTTCTTACAATCGGTAACATCGACAAACACAGTCATCAAAAGCAAAGAGTTCCCGCACGGAACTTGGATCGTCGCGGAGGAACAAACCGCGGGAAGAGGAAGAAAGGATAGAACCTGGGAAGTATTCGGAGAAGAATCTCTGATCTTTTCCGGAAAAATCGGTCTCGAAAATTTCGACGGAGGACCGGGACTTTCTCTGTTTATCGGAACGGCTCTTTGTAAGGCGATTCTTTCCGTTTATCCCGAACTTACACGGGACATTAAGATCAAATGGCCGAACGATTTATACAGAGGAAAGAAAAAGGTTGCAGGAATTCTAATAGAGTCGGAGATCGAAGGTCCGTCCATCACTCTAATCATAGGAATCGGATTGAACTTATTCGGAAACGTAGAGTCGATTCCTTCTCATCTCACGGACGCGGGGTTCTTAAATACGAACCCGGATCGAGCGGGCAAAAAAAACGAGATCTTGGAAAAGCTGATTCCGTTTTTAAACGAAGCGATTCTTCTTTGGAAAGATTCGGACGGCAGAAAAAAAGAGCTGATTTTGTTAAACGAACTCCTTCTTTGGAAGGGTCAGTCCGTAAGTTATACGGAAAACGGACAACTCTTGACAGGCGTGTTGGAAGGATTGGGCGAAAACGGCTCCCTAATTCTAAAAACTCCTTCCGGAACCCGACTGGATTTCATTGACAGCCCGGAGGATTTCCATTCTCTAAACTAA
- a CDS encoding rhodanese-like domain-containing protein, producing MRTLLILVTGFCLSGILIGKEKTVIKSKNRIPNRLIDYKTFQNTVNSSSEEREAKRLTEEDFLKMIENEDVVLLDARSESRYKLRHIRGAVSLPFTEFTKESLAHVIPNLHSKVLIYCNNNFTGSPQAFAAKAPAASLNLSTFVSLKAYGYQNVYELGPLLDVKTTKIPFEGSEVE from the coding sequence ATGAGAACTCTTTTGATTTTGGTAACGGGTTTTTGTTTAAGCGGCATTTTAATCGGGAAGGAGAAAACGGTGATCAAATCCAAAAACAGAATTCCGAATCGGCTCATCGATTACAAAACGTTTCAAAATACGGTCAATTCCTCCTCGGAAGAAAGAGAGGCCAAACGCCTTACGGAAGAGGATTTTTTAAAGATGATCGAAAACGAAGACGTCGTTCTTTTGGATGCGCGTTCCGAATCCCGTTACAAACTCAGACATATTCGAGGTGCGGTCAGTCTTCCGTTTACGGAGTTCACGAAAGAATCCCTCGCTCACGTAATTCCGAATTTACATTCTAAAGTTCTAATATACTGCAATAACAATTTCACCGGAAGTCCGCAAGCCTTTGCCGCAAAAGCTCCCGCCGCGTCTTTAAATCTTTCCACCTTCGTTTCGCTCAAAGCGTACGGTTATCAGAATGTCTACGAACTCGGTCCGCTTTTGGACGTCAAAACGACAAAGATTCCTTTCGAGGGAAGCGAAGTAGAGTAA
- a CDS encoding crossover junction endodeoxyribonuclease RuvC, whose product MRIIGIDPGSHRAGYAVLEKASSKIRILTYGTVEVPSGTPSPDNLLILRKGLADILEEYKPSIASVEEMFFAKNKKTASRVFESRGVLLLTLAELNIRILEPTVSQIKKGTTGSGTADKKQIRQALKILLNVDLLKGHDDSWDAVAAAYVGLSMSFSPLLGTRIR is encoded by the coding sequence TTGAGAATTATCGGGATCGATCCGGGTTCGCATAGGGCCGGTTATGCGGTTTTGGAAAAAGCTTCTTCTAAGATCCGAATTCTTACATACGGAACCGTCGAGGTTCCTTCGGGAACTCCGAGTCCCGATAATCTTTTGATCCTTCGCAAAGGTCTTGCGGATATATTGGAAGAATACAAACCTTCGATCGCTTCGGTTGAGGAAATGTTTTTTGCGAAGAATAAAAAAACCGCGTCGCGTGTGTTCGAATCCCGAGGCGTTCTTTTGCTTACTTTAGCAGAATTGAATATTCGAATTTTAGAACCTACCGTTTCTCAAATCAAAAAAGGAACAACGGGGAGCGGGACCGCAGACAAAAAACAGATTCGTCAAGCGTTGAAGATTCTTTTGAACGTGGATCTTTTGAAAGGTCATGACGATTCTTGGGACGCGGTCGCGGCCGCCTACGTTGGGCTTTCGATGAGTTTCAGCCCTTTGCTCGGGACTCGGATTCGTTAG